In Fimbriimonadales bacterium, a genomic segment contains:
- a CDS encoding DUF2993 domain-containing protein gives MKESAVKATELCISTKGIVLPNGLRIAEARVSMPQLTLRVSPFLLPEGTNLDIELVAESMDLQEHLNAKSPAGISDIRVRAERGSIIITGIYRLLVPIPVGAEGVLEFENGKLNFVLKRAEVAGVKAPENLVREQIEKINPIVDLTGYPVQAEIKSIEIGNGKIRINANLSLTAPVPRKEP, from the coding sequence ATGAAGGAATCTGCAGTAAAAGCCACGGAATTATGCATTTCTACTAAAGGAATCGTTTTGCCTAACGGTCTCCGCATCGCAGAAGCGCGTGTAAGCATGCCGCAATTGACTCTTCGCGTATCGCCTTTTCTTCTTCCCGAAGGAACGAACCTGGACATAGAATTGGTTGCGGAGAGCATGGATTTGCAAGAACATCTCAATGCAAAATCGCCAGCAGGGATTTCCGATATTCGAGTCCGTGCGGAACGAGGTTCTATCATCATCACGGGAATTTATCGTCTTTTAGTTCCGATCCCGGTTGGCGCTGAGGGTGTCTTGGAATTCGAAAACGGCAAACTGAATTTCGTTCTCAAAAGAGCGGAGGTCGCAGGTGTCAAGGCGCCAGAAAATCTCGTGCGTGAGCAAATCGAAAAAATTAATCCTATCGTAGATTTGACTGGGTATCCTGTTCAGGCAGAAATTAAAAGCATAGAAATCGGTAATGGAAAGATTCGGATCAATGCAAATTTATCTCTCACCGCCCCCGTGCCTCGAAAGGAACCATAA
- a CDS encoding MqnA/MqnD/SBP family protein yields the protein MKLKQKIRIGHSPDSDDAFMFWGLASGVVSSPLEFEHVLLDIQTLNELAKEGVLETTAISVHAYAYVSDKYAILRHGGSFGEGYGPIIVANVPIGLDELKHKVIAVPGTLTSAFLQLSLLIPNPRYEVVPFDRILPAVKQKEYEAGLLIHEGQITWQQHGLHLVADFGKWWKEQTGLPLPLGVNVVRKDLGAETIREINRALRESIRAAFENREEALRYALRFGRGIDKETADHFVKMYVNERTLDMGEDGIQAIRLLLEKGVVAGLIPPVEFDIVDL from the coding sequence ATGAAACTCAAACAAAAAATACGCATAGGTCATAGTCCTGATAGTGATGACGCGTTTATGTTTTGGGGTTTAGCATCCGGAGTCGTCTCTTCCCCATTAGAATTCGAGCATGTTTTGCTGGATATTCAAACCCTGAATGAATTAGCGAAGGAAGGAGTTTTGGAAACGACGGCGATTTCGGTTCATGCCTATGCATACGTGTCCGATAAATACGCAATCTTAAGACACGGAGGCTCCTTCGGAGAAGGCTATGGTCCGATCATCGTTGCGAACGTACCCATAGGTTTGGATGAGCTAAAGCATAAAGTCATAGCAGTTCCGGGAACATTAACCAGCGCATTTTTACAACTTTCGTTGCTCATTCCTAATCCTCGATACGAAGTAGTTCCTTTCGATCGTATTCTTCCTGCAGTAAAGCAAAAAGAATACGAAGCAGGCTTGCTAATTCATGAAGGACAAATTACATGGCAGCAACATGGCTTACATCTCGTCGCGGATTTTGGCAAATGGTGGAAAGAACAAACTGGTCTTCCTTTGCCTCTCGGCGTGAATGTCGTGCGTAAAGATTTAGGCGCAGAGACGATTCGTGAAATCAATCGTGCATTGCGAGAAAGCATCCGTGCAGCCTTCGAAAATCGCGAAGAAGCATTGCGCTACGCCCTTCGATTCGGAAGAGGAATAGACAAAGAAACTGCAGACCATTTCGTAAAAATGTATGTAAACGAACGTACTTTAGATATGGGAGAAGACGGAATACAGGCAATACGTCTTCTTTTAGAAAAAGGCGTCGTAGCGGGCTTAATTCCACCCGTCGAATTCGACATAGTAGATTTATGA
- the folB gene encoding dihydroneopterin aldolase has translation MDSVFIEGLQIFAYHGVTEKERAQGRTFRFDVQLYFDMSEVTRTDELSETIDYVKASDVIEKAATSTQVHLLERLAQIVCDDLFDAFPQLKHARIRVSKTNPIPRHTTECAGVEIERERGVPI, from the coding sequence ATGGATTCCGTTTTTATCGAAGGCTTGCAGATATTCGCATATCATGGCGTTACCGAAAAGGAAAGAGCGCAAGGAAGGACTTTTCGCTTCGATGTTCAATTATATTTCGATATGTCGGAAGTTACACGAACCGATGAGCTATCCGAGACGATCGATTATGTCAAGGCATCCGATGTTATCGAAAAGGCTGCGACTTCTACGCAGGTGCATCTTTTGGAGCGATTAGCGCAAATCGTGTGCGACGACCTTTTCGATGCGTTTCCGCAATTAAAACATGCACGAATCAGGGTGAGCAAAACGAACCCGATTCCGAGGCATACAACTGAATGTGCCGGAGTGGAGATAGAAAGGGAACGAGGTGTCCCAATCTAA
- a CDS encoding glycosyltransferase family 9 protein, protein MKIQQNNFMLRYEGQALNSSAKIAVLANDALGNFAICTPLLQALRYYYPDSIIDYYGGERTKELETASIGTLFDWRISLLGKSFSETAQQAIQRRQDINGYDLVINIEDAPLHRTFTALIGEGAYVCGPCLAPDSRSEWDFPDDERGDLWRDRKWASPDLPMRYPFLETGFIAEIFMKLAYMEGIPNAPWRGGIPRYWFPCEEISFDVPDILISTGASLKNKLWRYDKWANLLRDLRREGYTIGLLGAPPKSQRQFYHSAKDEDVLVEQSLVEDLRGKFSLPQVVYALKRCEFVITLDNGILHFAAAHDKPTIGLYRKEIAPLWAPPNPNLTVLTPEEGDVENIEVEEVLSSFTQMQKRYETKHIAGELL, encoded by the coding sequence ATGAAAATACAGCAGAATAATTTTATGTTACGATACGAAGGACAAGCGCTGAATTCTTCCGCAAAGATAGCCGTGCTTGCGAATGATGCGTTAGGCAATTTCGCAATTTGCACGCCACTTTTGCAGGCGTTACGATATTATTATCCCGATAGCATAATAGATTATTACGGGGGGGAAAGGACTAAGGAACTCGAAACCGCATCCATAGGAACCTTGTTCGATTGGCGGATTTCGCTTCTCGGAAAGTCTTTTTCAGAAACCGCTCAGCAGGCTATACAACGTCGCCAAGATATAAATGGATACGATTTGGTCATTAATATCGAGGATGCGCCTCTTCACCGAACGTTCACTGCGTTGATAGGAGAGGGGGCATATGTTTGTGGTCCGTGTCTCGCACCAGATTCGCGATCGGAATGGGATTTTCCTGATGACGAAAGAGGTGACCTTTGGAGGGACCGAAAATGGGCATCGCCCGATTTGCCTATGCGCTATCCTTTTTTGGAAACCGGCTTCATTGCCGAAATCTTTATGAAGTTGGCGTATATGGAAGGAATCCCGAATGCTCCATGGAGGGGGGGGATACCGAGATATTGGTTCCCGTGTGAAGAAATCTCTTTCGACGTTCCAGATATCTTGATTTCTACAGGGGCGTCTTTGAAGAACAAATTGTGGCGATACGATAAATGGGCGAATTTGTTGCGAGATTTGCGAAGGGAAGGCTACACCATTGGACTATTGGGCGCCCCCCCGAAGAGTCAGCGACAATTCTATCACAGTGCAAAGGACGAGGATGTTTTAGTCGAACAAAGTCTCGTGGAGGATTTGCGAGGAAAGTTTTCTTTGCCGCAAGTAGTTTATGCGCTGAAAAGATGCGAATTTGTAATCACTCTCGACAACGGTATTCTCCATTTTGCGGCGGCTCATGATAAGCCTACGATAGGACTTTATCGCAAAGAGATTGCCCCTTTATGGGCTCCCCCCAATCCGAATCTGACGGTTCTCACGCCCGAAGAAGGGGATGTGGAGAACATCGAGGTAGAAGAAGTGTTATCATCTTTTACTCAGATGCAAAAAAGATACGAAACAAAGCATATAGCAGGAGAACTCTTGTAG